One window of the Labeo rohita strain BAU-BD-2019 chromosome 9, IGBB_LRoh.1.0, whole genome shotgun sequence genome contains the following:
- the lrrc58b gene encoding leucine-rich repeat-containing protein 58, whose amino-acid sequence MEGFEGACSSEGVLDLSRLNLNNNSLDTVSDKRRKDTKQLYLCYNRMTNLPESVSLFSNLEFLDISNNTLSVICEDITRLTKLKTLIAKNNRLNEFSLPKDFGSLQLEVLNFSGNRFEEMPSQCLQLLRLQSLSLGGNRLKSIPAEIDSLASLELLYLGGNLISSIPAELANLPCLNYLVLCDNRIQSVPPQLNKLHSLRSLSLHNNLLTYLPREILSLVHLQELSLRGNPLVVRFVKDMTYDPPSLLELAGRTVKSKNLLYSHKDLPSHLVNYLDMASKCPNPKCAGVYFDSCVRHIKFVDFCGKYRLPLMHYLCSPECTSPCSSNPQSDADSDDDNSVPADRLQRVLLG is encoded by the exons ATGGAGGGTTTTGAAGGAGCCTGCAGCAGCGAGGGTGTTTTAGATCTGTCCCGTTTGAATCTAAACAATAATAGTTTAGACACGGTCAGCGATAAACGTCGGAAAGACACGAAACAACTGTACCTGTGTTACAACCGAATGACGAATCTGCCCGAGTCCGTCTCTTTATTCTCTAACCTGGAGTTTCTCGACATCAGTAACAACACGTTGTCGGTCATCTGCGAGGACATCACCCGACTGACTAAACTCAAAACGCTCATAGCCAAGAATAACCGTTTAAATGAGTTTTCTCTGCCCAAAGACTTTGGCTCTCTGCAGCTGGAAGTGTTAAACTTTAGTGGAAACCGGTTTGAGGAGATGCCGAGCCAGTGTCTGCAGCTGCTGCGACTACAGTCACTGTCGCTGGGAGGAAACAGACTGAAGAGCATCCCAGCAGAGATTGATAGTCTCGCCAG CTTAGAGCTGTTGTATCTGGGCGGTAACCTGATCTCCTCCATCCCTGCTGAACTAGCTAACTTACCCTGCCTAAATTACCTAGTTTTGTGTGATAATCGCATCCAGAGTGTCCCACCTCAACTCAACAA GCTCCATTCCCTGCGCTCTCTTAGTCTGCATAATAACCTGTTGACGTATCTTCCGAGAGAGATTCTGAGCCTAGTGCATCTTCAGGAGCTCAGTCTCAGAGGCAATCCTTTGGTCGTACGCTTCGTCAAGGACATGACCTATGATCCCCCGTCACTTCTGGAGTTGGCTGGCCGAACCGTCAAAAGCAAGAACCTCCTTTACTCGCATAAAGACCTCCCAAGCCATCTTGTCAACTACCTAGACATGGCCAGCAAGTGCCCCAACCCCAAGTGTGCAG GTGTTTACTTTGACTCATGCGTTCGTCACATCAAGTTTGTGGATTTCTGTGGGAAGTATCGCCTGCCCTTGATGCACTACCTGTGCTCCCCAGAATGCACCTCTCCCTGCAGCTCCAACCCTCAGAGCGACGCTGACTCAGACGATGACAACAGCGTGCCTGCCGATCGCCTTCAAAGAGTCCTGCTAGGATAA